One segment of Methanoculleus taiwanensis DNA contains the following:
- a CDS encoding class I SAM-dependent methyltransferase: protein MTPKLGKVDNINISNEFYENLGDLPKQKRLSQLDQYRYKYVSAYLCGESVLDVGAYYGDFLKLGQKMGYEIKGTEINDLRVSIANENLGGNYVRKDFLHGKLSSFSDSSVDTVVCMEVLEHLEDDKFGLSELFRVAKRRVIITVPYNEKVRTVLCVHCNRYTPLSGHLHQMYDESSFDDCIPESWEKIKTCTFGNTLTKFIYATVPIRISLIDFALSRIYKDKNNWIVQIFDKQQ, encoded by the coding sequence ATGACACCTAAGTTGGGTAAAGTTGACAATATAAATATTTCCAACGAATTTTACGAAAATCTAGGAGATTTGCCAAAACAAAAGAGATTATCTCAGTTGGATCAGTACAGATATAAGTATGTGTCCGCATACTTATGCGGAGAATCGGTGTTAGATGTTGGTGCATATTATGGAGACTTTTTAAAACTTGGGCAAAAAATGGGCTATGAAATTAAAGGGACCGAAATCAATGATCTTCGAGTTTCAATTGCTAATGAAAATTTAGGCGGGAATTATGTCAGAAAGGATTTTTTACATGGGAAATTATCTTCATTTTCAGACTCTTCAGTAGATACTGTCGTATGCATGGAAGTACTTGAACATCTTGAAGACGATAAATTTGGTCTTTCAGAGCTTTTTAGGGTCGCAAAAAGGAGAGTTATTATCACAGTACCTTATAACGAGAAGGTCAGAACCGTTCTGTGCGTACATTGTAATAGATACACTCCATTATCCGGCCACTTGCACCAAATGTATGATGAAAGTAGTTTCGATGATTGTATCCCTGAATCATGGGAAAAGATAAAAACATGTACATTTGGCAATACTTTAACAAAATTTATTTATGCGACTGTGCCAATAAGGATATCACTAATTGATTTTGCTCTATCAAGGATTTATAAAGATAAAAATAATTGGATCGTTCAGATATTTGATAAACAGCAGTGA
- a CDS encoding oligosaccharide flippase family protein, translating to MQIFNISMKNNPLAKALIRFISNNPLYKGVLVLGSGTVLAQLIGIVTLPIITRLYSPSDLGVLAVYSSILSIVVVAASFRYEFAYPLPKQDETAANLFALCLLLLIVTSIGFTFVILFAGDILVTVFHLESLVQYLWLLILGFFGMGLYTILNHWAIRQRDYRRITYTKINQSASGAACKILLGFISYGPIGLIIGQIVSQVFGVSTFSRAMWKTEWDSLRKISIDGIKSVAKEYWSFPAFNLPASIVNTLSLQVPALMLLAIYGSQTVGLYALAQSLLVLPGSVISTSLAQAFLGEASKMVREDSLELKPLYITTVRHLSLIAVPLIGIPALLAPIVVPIIFGEVWIDAGWYCLPLALMVIPQFVVSPTSKLTIYGYNHWMLMWDITRVFGILVGFYVSQLFGLPVIMTVTIYALIMFAMYLFLIILNLKAISNFTQLVGSYRTE from the coding sequence ATGCAGATATTCAACATATCAATGAAGAATAATCCCCTTGCTAAAGCACTTATCCGATTCATCTCGAATAATCCGCTATACAAAGGTGTTCTTGTCCTCGGCAGCGGGACGGTATTGGCTCAACTGATAGGTATTGTGACGCTGCCCATCATTACACGGCTGTATAGTCCTTCGGATCTGGGTGTCCTCGCAGTGTATTCCTCAATATTATCGATAGTAGTTGTTGCTGCCTCTTTTCGGTACGAGTTTGCGTACCCTTTGCCAAAGCAGGATGAAACTGCTGCAAATCTCTTTGCATTGTGTCTTCTATTACTGATCGTCACATCGATTGGATTTACATTTGTCATACTATTTGCAGGGGATATTCTGGTTACCGTCTTTCATTTAGAATCTCTCGTACAGTACTTGTGGCTGCTTATTCTCGGTTTCTTCGGTATGGGACTGTACACAATCCTTAACCACTGGGCAATACGACAGAGAGATTATCGGAGAATTACGTACACGAAGATAAACCAGAGTGCAAGTGGGGCAGCATGCAAAATACTTCTTGGTTTTATTTCCTATGGGCCAATAGGATTGATAATCGGGCAGATTGTTTCGCAAGTTTTTGGAGTAAGTACCTTCTCCCGAGCTATGTGGAAAACTGAGTGGGATAGCCTGAGAAAGATATCTATTGACGGCATCAAGTCGGTTGCAAAAGAATATTGGAGTTTTCCGGCCTTTAATCTCCCTGCATCAATTGTAAATACCCTATCATTGCAGGTTCCCGCTCTCATGCTCCTGGCAATATACGGCTCTCAAACTGTCGGCCTGTATGCGCTTGCTCAGAGTCTGCTGGTGCTTCCCGGATCCGTTATCTCAACTTCACTGGCACAGGCCTTCCTCGGTGAAGCATCAAAGATGGTTCGAGAAGATTCGCTTGAATTGAAGCCTCTTTACATAACAACGGTCAGGCACCTATCACTCATCGCTGTTCCATTGATAGGTATTCCTGCGCTCCTTGCTCCAATTGTTGTTCCTATCATTTTTGGGGAGGTCTGGATAGATGCGGGTTGGTATTGTCTCCCGCTAGCTCTGATGGTCATTCCACAGTTTGTTGTATCTCCGACATCAAAGTTGACAATATATGGGTACAATCATTGGATGCTCATGTGGGATATTACTCGCGTTTTTGGAATTCTTGTCGGATTTTATGTCAGTCAATTGTTTGGATTACCTGTAATAATGACAGTGACTATCTATGCACTAATTATGTTTGCAATGTATCTGTTTTTAATTATATTAAATTTAAAGGCAATTTCAAACTTCACCCAGTTAGTGGGGTCATATCGCACTGAATAA
- a CDS encoding glycosyltransferase family 4 protein gives MANPRVLLILWDYPFDCRKAPVSRAYHLFKEIRRKIPETYLIFAGGDTNQAEDENIVMLGCKREASQNTIKQALYSLRACLQTLRFIYSQKIDTVIMRGVGTAFLIPFLQILGIRVFYDFHGFLYKELEMKKRSRMVIMGVGQLERYLIRSSDGIVGVTNEITQYKVSRSSDPKKPCITIGNGFDVASVSVRKPLPFAGNELRLLCVANVSRWHGLDRVLHGLAVYSGTFEVTLHVAGDGPELPSIRQLAEDLGIVDKVIFHGFMSGRELDSLFDQCHIAVGSLGVHRIGLSEASTLKAREYCARGIPFIYGIPDPDFSNNFPDLLYLPADETSVDVKEVIKFASETYADPYHPQKMRCYAMEHLDWSVKAKGLEDILKVREDKCGDFA, from the coding sequence ATGGCAAATCCGCGTGTATTACTGATTCTCTGGGATTATCCATTTGACTGCAGGAAGGCGCCTGTATCAAGGGCTTACCATCTTTTTAAGGAAATTCGCAGGAAGATTCCGGAGACGTACCTGATTTTTGCGGGTGGAGATACGAACCAAGCGGAAGATGAAAATATCGTAATGCTCGGGTGCAAAAGAGAAGCAAGTCAAAACACGATTAAACAGGCGCTCTATTCTCTGAGGGCATGCCTTCAAACACTGCGGTTTATATACTCACAAAAAATTGATACGGTTATTATGAGAGGTGTCGGAACCGCGTTTCTAATACCGTTCCTACAGATCTTGGGTATCAGAGTGTTTTACGACTTCCATGGATTTCTCTACAAAGAACTAGAAATGAAGAAGCGCTCGAGAATGGTCATCATGGGGGTCGGGCAGCTTGAACGGTATCTGATCAGGAGTTCAGATGGTATTGTCGGCGTCACCAATGAGATTACGCAATATAAAGTGAGCCGCTCCAGTGATCCCAAGAAACCTTGTATCACTATAGGGAACGGATTTGATGTCGCCTCAGTTTCGGTCAGAAAGCCATTGCCATTTGCTGGCAATGAACTCCGTCTCCTCTGCGTTGCTAACGTAAGCCGCTGGCACGGACTGGATCGTGTGTTACATGGGCTTGCCGTTTATTCCGGCACCTTTGAAGTCACGCTCCACGTTGCCGGAGATGGGCCAGAACTCCCTTCTATAAGACAGCTGGCTGAAGATCTCGGGATCGTTGATAAAGTGATATTTCATGGATTCATGAGTGGAAGAGAACTTGATAGCCTTTTTGATCAGTGCCATATTGCTGTAGGGAGTTTGGGGGTCCATAGAATTGGTCTAAGCGAAGCATCAACCCTTAAAGCCCGAGAGTACTGTGCTAGAGGAATTCCATTTATCTATGGCATACCTGATCCTGATTTTTCCAATAATTTTCCAGATCTTCTGTACCTTCCTGCTGATGAAACATCCGTAGATGTTAAGGAAGTCATTAAATTTGCATCAGAAACCTATGCTGATCCATATCACCCACAAAAGATGCGCTGCTATGCTATGGAGCACCTTGACTGGTCAGTGAAGGCGAAGGGTCTGGAGGACATCCTAAAGGTGCGGGAAGATAAATGTGGCGATTTTGCATAG
- a CDS encoding glycosyltransferase family 4 protein → MDATSDSTQPSDQRLPRLLILSSSFPRFIGDLQGHFIYELAARLSRGNCVTVLCPRVEGSAKAESLNGLPVFRFPYFYPFQLQYLSRDGGIAYNVKQSFLAKLQVPFFLLSELLSTAATIRKLQIEVINSHWLVPQGFVVAVCKKMFGVKHILTIHSSEVTLIQKVPFGRSIANFTLRNSDAVVSVSEHRARELLDFIDPKLRPEISGKLQIAPMGVNVPETQDYMSKGFLREKYGISANFVILFVGRLVEVKGCEYLIQAMAELVHNKVDALLIIIGSGPLEEQLVTLARQSELESYVKFVGTVDHAVVPEYFALADVVAIPSIVDSSGFQEGLPVVLLEGMSHGKAVIGTETKGILEVITDGFDGLVVKPQSAVELEQKIRMLIEDDVLRQKISENARKSAEAYDWRVIAERYADIVKTITLQ, encoded by the coding sequence ATGGATGCCACTTCTGATTCTACTCAACCATCAGATCAGAGATTACCGAGACTACTAATCCTATCCAGCTCTTTTCCAAGATTTATAGGAGATCTGCAGGGACATTTCATCTATGAATTAGCAGCACGATTGAGTCGGGGTAATTGTGTCACTGTACTATGCCCTCGTGTTGAGGGAAGCGCGAAGGCTGAATCTCTGAATGGGCTACCTGTTTTTCGTTTTCCATATTTCTATCCCTTTCAACTTCAGTATCTCTCGCGAGATGGGGGTATCGCCTACAATGTCAAACAAAGCTTTCTTGCAAAACTTCAGGTCCCGTTCTTTTTGCTATCTGAACTACTCAGCACGGCAGCAACTATTCGGAAGTTACAGATCGAGGTCATAAATTCGCACTGGTTGGTTCCGCAGGGTTTCGTTGTGGCAGTATGCAAGAAGATGTTTGGAGTAAAGCATATTCTGACCATTCACTCGTCCGAAGTAACATTGATACAAAAAGTGCCGTTTGGTCGCTCAATCGCGAATTTTACTCTCCGGAATTCTGATGCTGTGGTGTCTGTCAGTGAGCACCGAGCACGGGAACTACTTGACTTTATTGATCCGAAACTGCGTCCGGAGATTAGTGGGAAGCTTCAGATTGCCCCAATGGGAGTTAATGTCCCTGAAACTCAAGACTATATGAGTAAGGGCTTCTTAAGAGAAAAATACGGAATCAGTGCAAATTTTGTCATCCTTTTTGTTGGGCGGCTTGTTGAAGTGAAGGGATGTGAGTATCTCATTCAGGCAATGGCTGAACTTGTTCACAATAAGGTAGATGCATTGCTTATTATTATCGGGAGCGGGCCTTTGGAAGAGCAACTAGTAACCCTTGCCCGGCAGAGCGAGCTCGAATCGTATGTCAAATTCGTTGGCACGGTTGATCATGCTGTAGTACCGGAGTACTTCGCGCTCGCAGATGTAGTCGCTATACCATCAATTGTGGATTCTTCCGGTTTCCAAGAAGGGTTGCCGGTCGTACTGCTCGAGGGTATGAGCCATGGTAAAGCGGTGATCGGTACCGAAACAAAAGGTATACTTGAGGTAATTACTGACGGATTTGACGGTCTGGTTGTAAAACCACAGAGTGCTGTTGAGCTCGAGCAAAAGATCCGTATGCTCATCGAAGATGATGTGCTCCGGCAGAAAATTTCTGAAAACGCCCGTAAGTCAGCTGAGGCCTATGACTGGCGCGTAATCGCTGAACGGTACGCGGATATCGTAAAGACGATCACCCTACAGTGA